In a genomic window of Flavobacteriales bacterium:
- a CDS encoding thioredoxin family protein, translated as MHTRILAITAAGLFAIGLLAQDPKPAGGGTIQWMSMEQAQAAAKKSPKPLFVDVYTSWCGPCRMLDARTFSDARVAEYVNKHFYPVKFNAESGEPVTFKGQKFENPDYNPAMKQGRNGTHQLTMAIANVQGRIAYPTIVYLDSDLNVLAPVQGLMDPPQIEPILHYFGEGHYKTQEYQAFLGAFKAKWTAP; from the coding sequence ATGCACACCCGAATCCTCGCAATCACCGCCGCCGGCCTATTCGCCATCGGCCTCCTGGCCCAAGACCCGAAACCGGCCGGAGGCGGAACCATCCAATGGATGAGCATGGAACAGGCCCAAGCCGCCGCCAAGAAGAGCCCAAAGCCGCTTTTCGTGGATGTGTACACCAGCTGGTGCGGTCCATGCCGAATGCTCGATGCCCGCACCTTCAGCGATGCCCGCGTGGCCGAATACGTGAACAAGCACTTCTATCCGGTGAAGTTCAATGCCGAAAGCGGCGAGCCGGTGACCTTCAAAGGGCAGAAGTTCGAGAACCCGGACTACAATCCGGCCATGAAGCAAGGGCGCAACGGCACCCATCAGCTCACCATGGCTATTGCCAACGTGCAAGGGCGCATCGCTTACCCCACCATCGTTTACCTCGACAGCGACCTCAACGTGTTGGCGCCGGTGCAAGGGCTCATGGACCCGCCGCAGATCGAGCCCATCCTGCACTACTTCGGCGAAGGCCACTACAAGACCCAGGAGTACCAGGCATTCTTGGGAGCCTTCAAAGCGAAGTGGACCGCGCCATAG